A part of Babylonia areolata isolate BAREFJ2019XMU chromosome 6, ASM4173473v1, whole genome shotgun sequence genomic DNA contains:
- the LOC143282688 gene encoding cytochrome c oxidase copper chaperone-like, which yields MPNEKKEKEQKLKPCCACPETKKVRDQCIIEKGEEHCGDLIEQHKECMRKLGFKV from the exons ATGCCTaacgagaagaaggaaaaggagcagaAGCTCAAGCCTTGCTGTGCTTGTCCAGAAACCAAGAAAGTGAGAGATCAGTG catcatCGAGAAAGGTGAAGAACATTGTGGAGACTTGATTGAGCAACACAAAGAATGCATGAGAAAGCTGGGCTTCAAAGTTTGA
- the LOC143282687 gene encoding transcription initiation factor TFIID subunit 13-like, with amino-acid sequence MAEAGSGSGGSGAGTSGSGGSEKEKQDTTLDFDDEEVEEDAPLEKRKKMFSKELRCMMYGFGDDQNPYTESVDLLEDLVIEYITEMTKKAMEVGRPGRIAVEDIIFLIRKDPKKYSRVKELLIMNEELRKARKAFDEIKYATTK; translated from the exons ATGGCAGAGGCTGGATCAGGATCGGGTGGAAGTGGAGCTGGGACCAGTGGCAGTGGTGGATCTGAGAAGGAAAAGCAGGATACCACTTTGGAT TTTGACgatgaagaagtggaagaagatgcCCCATTGGAAAAACGCAAAAAGATGTTTTCAAAAGAAT tgCGCTGCATGATGTATGGGTTTGGGGATGACCAGAATCCCTACACAGAATCGGTGGACCTGTTGGAAGATTTAGTTATTGAATACATCACAGAGATG ACCAAAAAGGCAATGGAGGTTGGGCGTCCTGGCCGTATAGCTGTGGAGGACATCATCTTCCTGATCCGCAAGGACCCCAAGAAGTACTCCCGTGTCAAAGAGCTCCTCATCATGAATGAAGAGTTGAGAAAGGCCAGAAAGGCCTTTGACGAGATCAAATATGCCACAACCAAATAG